Genomic DNA from Carnobacteriaceae bacterium zg-C25:
TTTTAAAAAGCTATCATATTGATACGCCGATTCAAACAATCCCGACAGGTGTACCGATTCCAGAATACAATCGCGAACTGCGCTCTCAAATGCGTAAACAGTTAGACGTTTCAGATGATGAAATTATTTTATTGTCATTGTCTCGTGTCGCTAAAGAAAAAAGTATTGATGTGTTGATTGACGCGATGCCAGAAGTGTTGAAAAAGCACGGGTATTCTCGTTTAGTGATTGTTGGAGATGGTCCAGAAAGACAAGCTCTTGAACAACAAGTGAAACGCTTAAATCTTGAAGATTGTGTAACGTTTACGGGCGAAATTAATCATAGTGATGTGTTTAAATATTATCAAATGGCAGATGTATATATCAACGCCTCACAAACAGAAACACAAGGGTTGACGTATTTAGAAGCGTTAGTGAATCAATTGCCTGTGGTGGCTAAGAAAAATGATTATTTATCAAGCATTATTACGGATAAATCAATGGGTCAGTTGTATAATGACATTGCTGACTTGCCAAAAACAATTTGTGAGTATATTTCGTATTTAAATAATAGTGCACCAACAACACAAGAAAAACGTGATGAATTATTGTATGATATTTCAGCAAAACATTTTGGTGAAATGGTATATGATTTTTATACACAAGCGATTGCTTCATATGCTACAAAACAAACCAATACTGAAAATC
This window encodes:
- a CDS encoding glycosyltransferase family 4 protein: MKIALFTDTYFPQVSGVATSIKILKEELESQGHSVVIFTTTDPDAPEHEEGIVRIASIPFLFFTDRRMAIGGMYKAMHIAKEEKFDLVHTHTEFGMGLIGKYVAYRLKIPSVHTYHTMYEKYLHYIANGHLVKPTHVKWLSHYFCNHTSGVIAPGDQMAEILKSYHIDTPIQTIPTGVPIPEYNRELRSQMRKQLDVSDDEIILLSLSRVAKEKSIDVLIDAMPEVLKKHGYSRLVIVGDGPERQALEQQVKRLNLEDCVTFTGEINHSDVFKYYQMADVYINASQTETQGLTYLEALVNQLPVVAKKNDYLSSIITDKSMGQLYNDIADLPKTICEYISYLNNSAPTTQEKRDELLYDISAKHFGEMVYDFYTQAIASYATKQTNTENPKSLLNRIYFKQWFSRKNKDEE